The following coding sequences lie in one Klebsiella huaxiensis genomic window:
- a CDS encoding TolC family protein yields the protein MHIVNKAAFGLPLLLSLISTNGWATTLAEALSAAQSYSAELSANDHQVNALENMADSAMQLPDPKLKFGIENVPLGGNNTSRLTREGMTMQRVGVMQDYVSSTKRERKAGSITAEARRTAANADVIRARLQRETAQAWLALAVAQKSLRSVQTLISETSRQIGVQKAGVSSDSASPSSVLDVQLALNAMKNEQDNARRDVQVAQARLMQLTGKDVRDISGPLPRIERLPADETTLIEGVKLHPELIQAAREADLAKAKSGQSEVAAIPDVGVEVYYARRGDDYDDMVGVMFTVDMPIFQGKRQDKDHAADVSRAFEANDQLTLLLREHQAQQYQLISQYNAAKAIYDRQQSEVLPLLRKKVSLVNAQYRAGSSALSELLSVRRDLLSGEIASNNAEKALADAWAAIRYLIPQDVK from the coding sequence ATGCACATCGTAAATAAGGCGGCCTTTGGGCTGCCGCTTCTGCTGTCGCTGATTTCAACTAACGGCTGGGCGACGACGCTGGCGGAGGCCCTGTCGGCTGCGCAGAGCTACTCCGCCGAGCTTTCCGCTAACGATCATCAGGTTAACGCATTAGAAAACATGGCGGACTCCGCCATGCAGCTCCCCGACCCAAAGCTGAAATTTGGCATTGAGAACGTCCCGTTGGGGGGTAACAACACCAGCCGCCTGACCCGTGAAGGTATGACCATGCAGCGGGTCGGTGTGATGCAGGACTACGTCAGCAGCACTAAGCGCGAGCGCAAAGCCGGCTCGATAACCGCCGAAGCGCGGCGAACCGCCGCCAACGCGGATGTGATTCGCGCGCGACTCCAACGGGAAACAGCTCAGGCATGGCTGGCGCTGGCGGTGGCGCAGAAATCGCTACGCTCAGTTCAGACATTGATCAGCGAAACTTCCCGGCAAATTGGCGTCCAGAAAGCGGGCGTCAGTAGCGATAGCGCCAGTCCCAGCAGCGTGCTGGACGTTCAACTGGCATTGAATGCGATGAAAAATGAGCAGGATAACGCGCGTCGCGATGTGCAGGTTGCTCAGGCGCGCTTGATGCAGCTCACCGGCAAGGATGTGCGCGATATCTCCGGCCCCCTGCCGCGCATCGAACGACTTCCGGCGGATGAAACCACCTTAATCGAGGGGGTTAAACTCCATCCGGAGCTGATCCAGGCCGCGCGAGAAGCCGATCTGGCAAAAGCTAAATCAGGGCAATCGGAGGTGGCGGCGATCCCCGACGTCGGCGTTGAAGTCTATTACGCCAGACGCGGGGATGATTACGACGACATGGTCGGAGTGATGTTCACCGTCGATATGCCTATTTTTCAGGGCAAACGTCAGGACAAAGACCACGCCGCCGATGTTTCGCGCGCCTTTGAGGCCAACGACCAGCTAACGCTATTGCTGCGAGAACACCAGGCGCAGCAGTATCAGCTGATCTCGCAATATAACGCGGCGAAAGCAATATACGACCGCCAGCAAAGCGAGGTGCTACCGCTGCTGCGCAAAAAAGTCAGCCTCGTGAATGCCCAGTATCGGGCTGGCAGCTCGGCGCTAAGCGAGCTGTTATCCGTGCGTCGCGATCTGCTGAGCGGCGAAATCGCCAGCAACAATGCCGAGAAAGCGCTCGCTGATGCGTGGGCTGCCATTCGCTACCTGATTCCGCAGGATGTTAAATAA
- a CDS encoding GNAT family N-acetyltransferase: protein MVIEIRETGPQDKAQWLQLWEGYTKFYGSPQPQDVTEYTWQRLLDTASSLLGRVAVVDGKVVGFAICVLHEGTWVKTPICYLEDLYVDPQVRGRGIARTLMQSLQVEGIEKGWSRLYWHTRTDNPARRLYDEFTPADDYVRYRITL from the coding sequence ATGGTCATTGAGATTCGCGAAACAGGTCCGCAGGACAAAGCGCAGTGGTTACAGCTGTGGGAAGGTTACACCAAATTTTACGGCAGCCCGCAGCCGCAGGACGTCACTGAATACACCTGGCAGCGCCTGCTTGATACCGCTTCGTCGCTGTTGGGCCGCGTTGCCGTGGTGGACGGGAAAGTGGTTGGGTTTGCGATTTGCGTGCTCCACGAAGGAACATGGGTAAAAACCCCCATTTGTTATCTGGAAGATCTGTATGTTGACCCACAGGTACGCGGGCGCGGTATCGCCAGGACGCTAATGCAATCGCTGCAAGTGGAAGGCATAGAGAAAGGATGGTCGCGTCTTTACTGGCACACCCGCACTGATAATCCGGCCCGGCGTCTTTATGATGAATTTACGCCAGCTGATGACTATGTTCGCTACCGCATAACGCTCTAA
- a CDS encoding GNAT family N-acetyltransferase has product MTTSFSLRTLSRDDILEHLSQLTDILVSCVNGGASVSFMQPFNPQTATAFWQKMAQSVAAGERTILAAVDAQQRLVGTVQLITDQPENQPHRADVAKLLVHQNARRQGLANALMNQLEEIAREQGKSVLVLDTATGSGAENFYLQCGWEKAGEIPRYALMPDGELTATSLFYKFL; this is encoded by the coding sequence ATGACCACATCCTTTTCTCTACGCACGCTGTCGCGTGACGATATTCTCGAACACCTTTCTCAATTAACCGACATCCTCGTCAGTTGCGTCAATGGCGGGGCGTCGGTGAGCTTTATGCAGCCCTTTAATCCGCAAACCGCGACGGCATTCTGGCAGAAAATGGCGCAGAGCGTTGCCGCCGGGGAGCGTACCATCCTCGCGGCGGTAGATGCACAGCAGCGGTTGGTCGGTACAGTACAGCTAATCACCGACCAACCGGAAAACCAACCCCACCGTGCCGACGTCGCCAAACTTCTGGTTCACCAAAATGCACGTCGACAGGGGCTGGCTAACGCACTGATGAACCAGCTGGAAGAGATTGCACGTGAGCAGGGTAAGAGCGTTCTGGTGCTGGATACGGCGACGGGTAGTGGCGCAGAAAACTTTTATCTTCAATGCGGTTGGGAAAAAGCCGGGGAAATTCCGCGCTATGCGCTGATGCCGGACGGAGAGCTGACCGCGACATCTCTGTTCTATAAATTTCTGTAA
- a CDS encoding IS1-like element IS1A family transposase (programmed frameshift): MASVSISCPSCSATDGVVRNGRSTAGHQRYLCSHCRKTWQLQFTYTASQPGTHQKIIDMAMNGVGCRATARIMGVGLNTILRHFKKLRPQSVTSRIQPGSDVIVCAEMDEQWGYVGAKSRQRWLFYAYDRLRKTVVAHVFGERTMATLGRLMSLLSPFDVVIWMTDGWPLYESRLKGKLHVISKRYTQRIERHNLNLRQHLARLGRKSLSFSKSVELHDKVIGHYLNIKHYQ, from the exons GTGGCTTCTGTTTCTATCAGCTGTCCCTCCTGTTCAGCTACTGACGGGGTGGTGCGTAACGGCAGAAGCACCGCCGGACATCAGCGCTATCTCTGCTCTCACTGCCGTAAAACATGGCAACTGCAGTTCACTTACACCGCTTCTCAACCCGGTACGCACCAGAAAATCATTGATATGGCCATGAATGGCGTTGGATGCCGGGCAACTGCCCGCATTATGGGCGTTGGCCTCAACACGATTTTACGTCACT TTAAAAAACTCAGGCCGCAGTCGGTAACCTCGCGCATACAGCCGGGCAGTGACGTCATCGTCTGCGCGGAAATGGACGAACAGTGGGGCTATGTCGGGGCTAAATCGCGCCAGCGCTGGCTGTTTTACGCGTATGACAGGCTCCGGAAGACGGTTGTTGCGCACGTATTCGGTGAACGCACTATGGCGACGCTGGGGCGTCTTATGAGCCTGCTGTCACCCTTTGACGTGGTGATATGGATGACGGATGGCTGGCCGCTGTATGAATCCCGCCTGAAGGGAAAGCTGCACGTAATCAGCAAGCGATATACGCAGCGAATTGAGCGGCATAACCTGAATCTGAGGCAGCACCTGGCACGGCTGGGACGGAAGTCGCTGTCGTTCTCAAAATCGGTGGAGCTGCATGACAAAGTCATCGGGCATTATCTGAACATAAAACACTATCAATAA
- a CDS encoding MBL fold metallo-hydrolase: MALIIKVLLENRLGEGKDKTLRAKPGLSLLLQDETSRVLFDTGPDGSFLHNAQLMGVSLKDLTATVLSHGHYDHCGGVPWLPDNSRIICHPQIAQRRYSALSLAGHRWKIKKLSREIDYSRHRMEYNREPLRISERLTWSGEIAVARPKAYGVLDGQTQDYIADEGVLIYRSTRGLVIICGCGHRGLIDTIRHCQKIMGEQKIHAVIGGLHLRSASPWLIRQLKLFLQEQKVEKIMACHCTGSWGRWWLSADAAPATGDTLVLE; this comes from the coding sequence ATGGCTCTAATAATTAAGGTGTTGCTTGAAAATCGACTCGGTGAGGGAAAGGACAAAACGCTGCGGGCGAAACCGGGTTTGAGCCTGCTTTTGCAAGATGAAACCAGCCGAGTCCTGTTTGATACCGGGCCTGACGGCAGTTTTTTACACAATGCCCAGCTTATGGGCGTTTCTTTAAAAGATTTAACTGCGACGGTGCTGTCGCATGGGCACTACGATCACTGCGGCGGCGTGCCGTGGCTACCGGATAACAGTCGTATTATCTGCCATCCGCAGATTGCGCAGCGGCGTTATTCTGCGCTATCGCTGGCCGGGCACCGCTGGAAAATTAAGAAACTATCGCGGGAAATCGACTATTCCCGCCACCGGATGGAGTATAACCGCGAGCCGTTGCGGATTAGTGAGCGGTTAACGTGGTCCGGTGAAATTGCCGTCGCCAGGCCAAAAGCTTACGGCGTACTTGATGGTCAGACACAGGATTATATTGCCGATGAAGGCGTGCTGATCTACCGCTCGACCCGAGGGCTGGTCATTATCTGCGGCTGCGGACATCGCGGATTGATCGATACCATCAGGCACTGCCAGAAGATAATGGGTGAACAGAAAATACACGCTGTAATCGGCGGTCTTCATCTGCGCAGCGCTTCCCCCTGGCTCATACGCCAGCTGAAACTGTTTTTGCAGGAGCAAAAGGTAGAAAAAATTATGGCGTGCCACTGCACCGGCTCATGGGGGCGATGGTGGCTTTCAGCGGACGCGGCCCCGGCAACTGGCGATACGTTAGTGCTGGAATAG
- a CDS encoding copper-binding protein: MMRSTSIFLLITSVLTFTAVSFPASAEDSAMHHHNMSTMTDMSDMNKQDDSVTTYSANGLIKAWRDNSVSIAHSPVAQLNWPAMTMSFALGEYQGGKLAVGQRVNFSFRQTDSGYALVSITAQ; encoded by the coding sequence ATGATGCGTTCTACTTCTATTTTTCTGCTTATTACCAGCGTTCTGACCTTTACCGCCGTCTCATTTCCCGCCAGCGCCGAAGACAGCGCCATGCATCACCACAATATGTCCACGATGACGGACATGTCGGATATGAATAAGCAGGATGATTCCGTTACGACTTATTCAGCAAATGGGCTGATTAAAGCCTGGCGCGATAATTCGGTATCCATTGCCCATTCGCCTGTTGCGCAACTGAACTGGCCCGCGATGACCATGAGCTTTGCGCTTGGCGAGTATCAGGGTGGAAAGTTAGCAGTGGGGCAGCGGGTTAATTTTTCCTTCCGTCAGACTGACTCCGGCTACGCGCTCGTTTCCATTACCGCGCAATAA
- a CDS encoding DUF4186 domain-containing protein, protein MVPIDTLFSRLQRSTFRSRFRLGVRERQYCYDKGADVIDQHAADFIGKRLAPAEIPNDGKQTPMRGHPVFIAQHATATCCRGCLEKWHAIPQGRRLSEQEQRYVVQVIHHWLVIQMNSPDQR, encoded by the coding sequence ATGGTGCCAATCGACACTCTATTTTCTCGCCTTCAGCGTTCCACTTTTCGCTCACGGTTTCGCCTTGGCGTCAGGGAGCGGCAGTATTGCTATGATAAAGGGGCGGACGTTATCGACCAGCACGCCGCTGATTTTATCGGCAAGCGGTTGGCTCCTGCTGAAATACCTAACGATGGTAAACAAACTCCAATGCGCGGGCATCCGGTGTTTATTGCGCAACACGCCACCGCTACCTGCTGTCGCGGGTGTCTGGAAAAGTGGCATGCCATCCCGCAAGGACGGAGACTTAGCGAGCAAGAGCAGCGCTATGTGGTGCAGGTCATTCACCACTGGCTGGTCATCCAGATGAATTCTCCCGACCAACGCTAA
- the glsB gene encoding glutaminase B, translated as MATVINNAMLDAILAEVRPLIGRGKVADYIPALASVSGDKLGVAICTVDGQHYSAGDAHERFSIQSISKVLSLVVAMNHYQEEEIWQRVGKDPSGQPFNSLLQLEIEQGKPRNPFINAGALVVCDMLQSRLSAPRQRMLEIVRRLSGVSDIAYDPVVARSEFDHSARNAAIAWLMKSFGNFHNDVATVLQNYFHYCSLEMSCVELARTFLLLADSGIAPHLTSPVIAPIQSRQVNALMMTSGMYQNAGEFAWRVGLPAKSGVGGGIVAIVPQEMAIAVWSPELDEAGNSLAGIALLEKLTQKLGRSVF; from the coding sequence GTGGCGACAGTAATCAATAACGCAATGCTCGATGCCATTTTGGCTGAAGTCAGGCCGCTGATTGGGCGCGGCAAGGTGGCGGATTATATTCCGGCGCTGGCCAGCGTCAGCGGCGACAAGCTTGGCGTTGCTATCTGTACGGTGGATGGTCAACACTACAGCGCTGGTGATGCTCACGAGCGTTTCTCTATCCAATCTATCTCGAAAGTGCTGAGCCTGGTAGTAGCAATGAACCACTATCAGGAAGAGGAGATCTGGCAGCGAGTGGGCAAAGACCCTTCCGGGCAGCCATTTAACTCGCTGTTGCAGCTGGAAATCGAACAGGGTAAACCGCGCAATCCATTTATTAATGCCGGGGCGCTGGTGGTCTGCGATATGCTGCAAAGCCGTCTTAGCGCACCGCGTCAGAGAATGCTGGAAATCGTCCGTCGCCTGAGCGGCGTGAGCGATATTGCCTATGATCCGGTGGTGGCCCGTTCCGAATTTGACCACTCGGCGCGTAACGCCGCCATCGCGTGGCTGATGAAATCGTTTGGCAACTTTCATAACGATGTTGCGACGGTGCTGCAAAATTACTTTCATTACTGCTCGCTGGAGATGAGCTGTGTCGAACTGGCGCGCACGTTCTTGTTACTTGCCGATAGTGGCATTGCTCCGCACCTTACGTCGCCGGTTATTGCACCGATTCAATCACGCCAGGTCAATGCGCTGATGATGACCAGCGGCATGTACCAGAACGCGGGTGAATTCGCCTGGCGAGTTGGTTTACCGGCGAAATCCGGCGTTGGCGGAGGGATTGTGGCTATCGTCCCGCAGGAGATGGCGATTGCGGTGTGGAGCCCGGAGCTTGACGAAGCCGGGAACTCGCTGGCCGGTATCGCTTTACTGGAAAAACTCACCCAAAAACTGGGGAGGTCGGTGTTCTGA
- a CDS encoding GGDEF domain-containing protein has translation MSPLSIRSFTLFREEQPVRDALVLFTLTLLLHFFGAMLRLVQELSFFWPLNAVMAGIFARYIWLNRSYFYAVCFAAMLVYDGLTSRWGMGFASFLINFSNIVFIVTLAQLILWDKRRTDSMPGPINALSLFCYCLLAALLCAAVGALGSVDVERATFIPQLADWFSEQFSTAVLILPFVLTLTLPSAFGRFRLRQLLPTIALVLSIILGVAVGGAGSITFPLPALIWCAIRYPLPLTCLLTFITGISEILLVANSLIHLSHDARMQPWQLFSTRLGIAAMLISPIIVASSVEAINNLMKQLALRADFDFQTRVYSRSGLSEALKRQPLSSENLLTVMVLDIDGFKQVNDRWGHECGDCVLAQFAQQVRLLAGEQGMVARIGGEEFAVAAITASEQEGQILAEKIRQGIESQTFTWGQSHIKLTISMGMESRQLGTARVNDLFNQLLMNADDYMIRAKKAGRNRICTEKLAESTL, from the coding sequence ATGTCTCCACTGTCGATTCGGTCATTCACGCTGTTTCGTGAGGAACAACCCGTGCGCGATGCGCTGGTCTTGTTCACGTTAACGCTACTGCTGCATTTCTTTGGCGCGATGCTGCGCCTGGTTCAGGAACTGTCCTTCTTTTGGCCGCTAAACGCGGTAATGGCGGGTATTTTTGCACGTTATATTTGGCTAAATCGCAGTTATTTTTACGCCGTCTGTTTTGCTGCCATGCTGGTTTATGACGGTTTAACTTCGCGCTGGGGAATGGGCTTTGCTTCCTTCCTGATTAATTTCTCCAATATTGTCTTTATTGTTACCCTTGCTCAGTTGATTCTGTGGGATAAACGGCGAACGGATTCAATGCCTGGCCCGATTAACGCGCTGAGTCTGTTTTGCTATTGTCTGCTGGCGGCGTTGTTGTGTGCCGCCGTGGGTGCGCTGGGTTCGGTGGATGTTGAACGCGCCACCTTTATTCCCCAACTGGCGGACTGGTTTAGCGAGCAGTTTTCTACTGCCGTGCTGATTCTACCGTTTGTTTTGACACTGACGCTGCCCTCGGCATTTGGCCGTTTTCGCTTGCGTCAACTGCTGCCGACTATTGCCCTGGTGTTGTCGATTATTCTCGGCGTCGCCGTTGGCGGGGCGGGAAGCATTACTTTTCCGCTACCGGCGCTGATTTGGTGTGCCATTCGGTACCCCTTGCCGCTAACCTGTCTGCTGACCTTTATTACCGGAATTAGCGAAATTTTGCTGGTGGCCAACTCGCTGATCCATCTCTCGCACGATGCCCGGATGCAGCCCTGGCAGCTCTTCTCGACCCGGCTTGGCATAGCGGCAATGCTGATTAGCCCGATTATTGTCGCCTCCAGCGTCGAGGCGATTAATAACTTGATGAAACAGCTGGCGCTGCGTGCTGATTTTGATTTCCAGACGCGCGTTTATTCCCGTTCCGGTTTAAGCGAGGCGCTGAAACGTCAGCCATTATCATCCGAAAATCTATTAACGGTCATGGTGCTGGATATCGACGGCTTTAAACAGGTCAATGATCGCTGGGGGCATGAGTGCGGTGATTGCGTGCTTGCCCAGTTTGCACAACAGGTGCGGCTGCTGGCGGGTGAACAGGGCATGGTGGCGCGTATTGGCGGCGAAGAGTTCGCGGTCGCGGCGATAACGGCCTCAGAGCAGGAAGGTCAAATACTGGCGGAGAAAATTCGCCAGGGCATCGAATCGCAAACCTTTACCTGGGGTCAAAGCCATATCAAGCTGACTATCAGTATGGGAATGGAGAGCCGCCAGCTCGGAACTGCGCGGGTGAACGATCTTTTTAATCAGTTATTAATGAATGCTGATGATTATATGATTCGGGCGAAAAAAGCTGGGCGTAACCGGATCTGTACGGAAAAGCTGGCTGAAAGCACGCTATAA
- a CDS encoding efflux RND transporter periplasmic adaptor subunit, with amino-acid sequence MKLKSVITLVALAVALAAAGGYWLGARKAPTMANGGEDAAAGRTVLYWYDPMTPGTRFDKPGKSPFMDMDLVPRYADEGEGDNAGGVQISARQQQNLGVRTAKVSRQALALKLNAFGTVAIDERSVETVPALANGLIEKLYVNAAQQFVKKNEALAELWIPQWAAAQQEYLAVRQLGDSGLTAAARGRLQLQFMPEAIIRSVERSGKPQTRMTVRAPNAGYVNKLDVRTGAQVTATQALFELASLDPVWIVIDYPENQASLLRLGSQVTATTSSWPGLTFQGKVSELLPDLEATTRTLKARVVLENPQHQLKPGMYLNVQLAEANQSRAVLTIPEEALIATGTSNRVLVADGEGHFLPVEVTAGRAQNGLVEIKSGLEEGQQVVTSGQFLIDSEASLRSALPQIAGQENAEAKTYSTHGVIKVLSDESATIEHQPVPELKWPAMTMDFAITPQQRQQIRLGESVMFSFSMTDDGARVTSIMPMIGAKEQP; translated from the coding sequence ATGAAGCTTAAATCTGTTATTACCCTGGTGGCGCTGGCCGTCGCCCTTGCCGCTGCGGGCGGATACTGGCTGGGCGCACGAAAAGCCCCGACAATGGCCAACGGTGGAGAGGACGCTGCAGCAGGCCGCACAGTGCTGTACTGGTACGATCCGATGACCCCCGGCACGCGTTTTGATAAGCCGGGCAAATCGCCATTTATGGATATGGACCTGGTTCCGCGCTATGCCGATGAAGGTGAGGGCGATAATGCGGGCGGCGTGCAGATTAGCGCTCGCCAGCAGCAAAATCTCGGCGTGCGTACGGCAAAGGTTTCCCGTCAGGCGCTGGCGCTCAAACTCAACGCGTTTGGTACCGTTGCTATCGATGAACGCAGCGTTGAAACGGTTCCGGCGTTGGCTAATGGCCTGATTGAGAAGCTCTATGTCAACGCCGCGCAGCAGTTTGTGAAGAAGAACGAGGCGTTGGCCGAGCTGTGGATCCCGCAGTGGGCGGCAGCGCAGCAGGAGTATCTGGCGGTGAGGCAGCTTGGTGATAGCGGTCTCACCGCCGCCGCGCGCGGGCGCTTGCAGTTGCAGTTTATGCCGGAAGCGATTATTCGTAGCGTCGAGCGCAGCGGCAAACCGCAAACCCGCATGACCGTTCGCGCGCCAAACGCGGGTTACGTTAATAAACTTGATGTGCGAACTGGCGCGCAGGTGACGGCCACTCAGGCGCTGTTCGAACTGGCGAGCCTCGACCCGGTATGGATAGTGATTGATTACCCGGAAAACCAGGCCAGCCTGCTGCGTCTCGGTAGCCAGGTGACGGCGACCACCAGCAGTTGGCCCGGTCTGACCTTCCAGGGGAAAGTCAGCGAATTGCTGCCCGACCTCGAAGCCACCACCCGCACCCTGAAAGCGCGCGTGGTGCTGGAGAATCCGCAGCATCAACTGAAGCCGGGAATGTACTTAAACGTCCAGTTGGCTGAGGCGAATCAGAGTCGCGCCGTTCTGACCATCCCGGAAGAGGCGCTGATCGCCACCGGCACCAGCAACCGCGTGCTAGTCGCTGATGGCGAAGGGCATTTCCTTCCGGTTGAGGTCACCGCCGGACGCGCGCAGAACGGGCTGGTCGAGATCAAATCCGGCCTCGAAGAGGGTCAGCAGGTGGTCACCTCCGGCCAGTTCCTTATTGACTCCGAAGCCAGTCTGCGCAGCGCGCTGCCGCAAATCGCCGGGCAGGAGAACGCGGAAGCTAAAACGTACTCGACGCACGGCGTTATCAAAGTGCTAAGCGATGAATCGGCCACCATTGAGCATCAGCCGGTCCCGGAACTTAAGTGGCCAGCGATGACCATGGATTTCGCCATTACACCGCAGCAACGTCAGCAAATCCGCCTGGGCGAATCGGTGATGTTCAGCTTTTCCATGACCGACGACGGGGCGCGAGTCACCTCAATTATGCCGATGATCGGCGCTAAGGAGCAGCCATGA
- the tam gene encoding trans-aconitate 2-methyltransferase — MADWNPSLYLKFGAERTRPAAELLARIAHHPAALAIDLGCGPGNSTALLRDAWPEATIIGIDNSPAMLEEAARTLPNCRFVAADIGEFRPERPADVIYANASLQWLTDHQRLFPHLVGNLAANGVLAVQMPDNWQEPSHTLMRQVANELGHPASGRHPLPSVQEYYDILTASGCEVDIWRTTYFHPLDSHQAIIDWLQSTGLRPFLQPLDEQQREAFLERYLERLREHYPLQCNGKVLLLFPRLFIVARRSS; from the coding sequence ATGGCAGACTGGAACCCTTCACTGTATTTGAAATTTGGCGCGGAACGTACGCGCCCCGCCGCTGAACTTCTCGCCCGTATCGCCCATCACCCCGCAGCGCTGGCCATCGATTTAGGCTGTGGACCGGGCAACAGTACCGCCCTGTTACGCGACGCCTGGCCGGAGGCAACGATTATTGGCATCGATAATTCACCAGCGATGCTGGAAGAGGCCGCCCGGACGCTGCCCAATTGCCGATTTGTCGCCGCAGATATCGGTGAGTTTCGCCCCGAACGCCCAGCGGACGTGATCTACGCCAATGCTTCTCTGCAGTGGCTAACCGATCATCAACGGCTATTTCCTCATCTGGTGGGTAATCTTGCGGCGAATGGCGTGCTGGCGGTGCAGATGCCTGATAACTGGCAGGAACCGTCGCATACCCTGATGCGTCAGGTAGCAAACGAGTTGGGGCATCCAGCCAGCGGACGTCATCCGCTGCCGAGCGTGCAGGAGTATTACGATATTCTGACCGCCAGCGGCTGCGAGGTGGATATCTGGCGCACGACCTATTTCCACCCTCTGGATTCACATCAGGCCATTATTGACTGGTTGCAGTCCACAGGGCTTAGACCGTTTCTGCAACCGCTGGATGAACAGCAGCGCGAAGCGTTTCTTGAGCGTTATCTGGAACGGCTCAGAGAGCATTATCCGTTACAGTGTAACGGAAAGGTTTTATTGTTATTTCCTCGTCTGTTTATAGTGGCGCGACGCTCGTCTTGA
- a CDS encoding tagaturonate reductase — protein sequence MKTLNRRDFPGAQYPERIIQFGEGNFLRAFIDWQIDLLNEQTDLNSGVVIVRPIESSFPPSLSTQDGLYTTIIRGLNEKGEAVSDARLIRSVNREISAYADYDELLRLAHNPDMRFVFSNTTEAGISYHAGDRFDDAPAVSYPAKLTRLLFERYSHFSGAADKGWVIIPCELIDYNGEALRELVLRYAQEWALPQAFLTWLDEANAFCSTLVDRIVTGYPRDEAAQIEEQLGYKDGFLDTAEHFYLFVIQGPKSLAAELRLDKLALNVLIVDDIKPYKERKVAILNGAHTALVPVAFQAGLDTVGEAMNDTEICSFVEKAIYEEIIPVLDLPRDELESFASAVTGRFRNPYIKHQLLSIALNGMTKYRTRILPQLLAGQTKGGKLPARLTFALAALIAFYRGERNGESYPVQDDAEWMESYQALWAQHRDAQISTGELVNAVLSVESHWEQDLTKVSGLVEQVTQDLDAILRDGMRAAVKPLC from the coding sequence GTGAAAACATTAAATCGTCGCGATTTCCCGGGCGCGCAGTACCCTGAACGTATCATCCAGTTTGGCGAAGGCAACTTTCTGCGCGCGTTTATCGACTGGCAGATCGATCTGCTGAACGAGCAGACCGACCTGAATTCCGGGGTGGTGATCGTGCGTCCGATTGAGAGTTCATTCCCGCCGTCGCTCAGCACTCAGGATGGTCTCTATACCACGATCATTCGTGGCCTGAATGAGAAGGGCGAAGCGGTCAGCGATGCAAGGTTGATTCGTTCTGTAAACCGGGAAATCAGCGCCTATGCGGATTACGATGAGTTGCTGCGTCTGGCGCATAACCCTGATATGCGGTTTGTGTTTTCCAATACCACTGAAGCGGGCATCAGCTACCACGCAGGCGATCGTTTCGATGATGCGCCTGCGGTCAGCTATCCGGCGAAGTTGACCCGCCTGCTGTTTGAGCGCTACAGCCATTTCTCCGGTGCGGCGGATAAAGGTTGGGTCATCATCCCTTGTGAACTGATTGATTATAACGGCGAAGCGCTACGTGAACTGGTGCTGCGCTACGCGCAGGAGTGGGCGCTGCCGCAAGCGTTCCTGACCTGGCTGGATGAGGCTAACGCTTTCTGTTCTACCTTGGTGGACCGCATTGTTACCGGCTATCCGCGTGATGAAGCGGCGCAGATTGAAGAGCAACTGGGCTATAAAGATGGTTTCCTTGACACCGCAGAGCACTTCTATCTGTTTGTGATTCAGGGACCAAAATCCCTGGCCGCGGAGCTGCGCCTCGACAAGTTGGCGCTTAACGTACTGATCGTTGACGATATTAAACCGTATAAAGAGCGCAAAGTCGCCATTCTTAACGGTGCGCACACTGCGCTGGTGCCGGTCGCTTTCCAGGCTGGCCTGGATACCGTTGGTGAGGCGATGAATGACACTGAAATCTGTTCTTTCGTCGAGAAGGCGATTTATGAAGAGATTATTCCGGTTCTCGACCTGCCGCGTGATGAGCTGGAATCTTTCGCCAGCGCGGTAACCGGGCGCTTCCGTAACCCGTATATCAAGCACCAGCTTCTGTCTATCGCCCTTAACGGGATGACCAAATACCGCACCCGCATTTTGCCACAGCTGCTGGCGGGGCAGACGAAAGGTGGCAAGCTCCCGGCACGTCTGACTTTTGCACTGGCGGCGCTGATCGCGTTTTACCGCGGTGAGCGAAACGGCGAGAGCTATCCGGTGCAGGATGACGCTGAATGGATGGAAAGCTATCAGGCGCTGTGGGCCCAGCATCGTGATGCGCAAATCAGCACTGGTGAACTGGTGAACGCGGTACTGTCCGTTGAATCCCACTGGGAGCAGGATCTGACTAAAGTTTCTGGCCTGGTAGAGCAGGTTACGCAGGATCTGGATGCTATTCTGCGCGATGGCATGCGTGCGGCGGTTAAACCGCTGTGCTGA